AGCATAAGTTGACCCATTGCTCTGGGGGACAACGCCGATGATGCCGATAGCCACACAAGCGAGCCACGACAGCGTGGTGCCGCCACAGGCCAGCCATCGTCTACCCAGGCGGTCGGCTATAGCCACGAGGATCAGAACTGTGGCAATTTGGATTGATGTAGTAATGACTTTGATCTTGAAGGGGTCACTCAGTCCAGCCTGCTGGAAGAAGTACGTCCCAAATGTACCGAACAGGGTCAACCCGATGAGCTGTTGCGTGGTGTTCGTCCACAAAGTGATAACAGTTCGTACTCCATCTGTCCCACGGAATATAGAGTACCACTTCTCTCTTCGCTGCTCAGCTGCTATGGCTCGTTCGTGCTCAACTGCGAGGGACAAGACACTAAGTTGTTGATCCACGTTGAAGCCCGGTACCCCGCGATATAAGCGCAAGAGTTCCTTTCTGGCACGATCAGCTTTGCCAGCATCGATACACCAAGCGGGGGACTCAGGGACGAGAATGTATATCAGGAACATCAAACCAATCTGGGCCCATTGGGTATAAACGGGCGTCAGGTAGTTCATCGGATGGTCCTGGGCCAAATGCTGCAGGGCAACTTGTGCAAAGAAGGAACCAAGTGACCACCAAAAGCTGTAGCACATCAACAGACCACCGCGTATACGATTCGGTGCGACCTCAGCGATGTAAGCTGGCACCGTCGACTGCAGGCATCCGACACCAATCCCAGCAAGTAGTTTGCCGACTAGCCATGCTTGCCACGACCTCGCCAGACTTTCTGCCAGCACGCTACACACGAGGATCACCCAGAATGTGTACATCGCCGGCTTCCTACCGTAACTACTTGACAGGAACGGTAGTGAAACCATCCCGACGATTTGACCGCAGGACATAATGGAGCTCCATCCGGCAAGAATCGGGGATGCCAAAGCGGGCTTTCCGTCCTTTCCAATTTCAGTCGCAAACCGCGCGACGAATCCTTGGTTCGCAATAATGCTGGCGTTGATTCTAGTATCAGCTGTTAGTTCACGGGACACATATACCCTCGGGGTTCTCAGCTTTAACTGACCCAACCTGATATCCATCAGTAGCAGCGCTGAAGGCCATAGCGAAGCACACAATTGTGCAAAGTTTGAAGGTTTTGATTGTTTCCCAGATTCCCAGATCCTCGTATCCCGACACAGCTTGGCCTTTTGTTGCAGCATCCAGTGTAGCTTCCAAGGGCTTGACTACCCCCTCGTCTGTCATTTCGACGT
This DNA window, taken from Aspergillus flavus chromosome 5, complete sequence, encodes the following:
- a CDS encoding hexose transporter; this encodes MRGDHRQSKPSAEHVEMTDEGVVKPLEATLDAATKGQAVSGYEDLGIWETIKTFKLCTIVCFAMAFSAATDGYQVGINASIIANQGFVARFATEIGKDGKPALASPILAGWSSIMSCGQIVGMVSLPFLSSSYGRKPAMYTFWVILVCSVLAESLARSWQAWLVGKLLAGIGVGCLQSTVPAYIAEVAPNRIRGGLLMCYSFWWSLGSFFAQVALQHLAQDHPMNYLTPVYTQWAQIGLMFLIYILVPESPAWCIDAGKADRARKELLRLYRGVPGFNVDQQLSVLSLAVEHERAIAAEQRREKWYSIFRGTDGVRTVITLWTNTTQQLIGLTLFGTFGTYFFQQAGLSDPFKIKVITTSIQIATVLILVAIADRLGRRWLACGGTTLSWLACVAIGIIGVVPQSNGSTYAFVFFACLWNVGLAANGATGWGYIGEISSQRLRPYTAGFGAAVTCVVGVVMSNLVPYMTNVNKWDWGLKTGWFYAGVGFPFTLGMWFLIPETSGRSAAELDELFERKIKPWRFHKTETATQRLVQIRRERDS